In Rathayibacter sp. VKM Ac-2762, one DNA window encodes the following:
- the arfB gene encoding alternative ribosome rescue aminoacyl-tRNA hydrolase ArfB, whose translation MDLEVRPGLVVPASELQWRFSRSSGPGGQHVNTSDSRVQLTWSVEESTALSDEQRSRLLERLGRRLVSGAVTVTVAQERSQLRNRETALEMLRGIITAALAPPSAPRRPTRPTRGSTRRRLAAKQQRSETKQQRRRPPGD comes from the coding sequence ATGGATCTCGAGGTGCGGCCGGGGCTCGTCGTCCCCGCATCGGAGCTGCAGTGGCGGTTCTCGCGCTCCTCCGGGCCCGGCGGGCAGCACGTGAACACCTCCGACAGCCGCGTGCAGCTCACCTGGAGCGTCGAGGAGTCGACGGCTCTCTCGGACGAGCAGCGCTCGCGCCTGCTCGAGCGCCTCGGGAGGCGGCTCGTCTCCGGGGCGGTCACCGTCACGGTGGCGCAGGAGCGCTCGCAGCTGCGCAACCGCGAGACGGCCCTCGAGATGCTCCGCGGGATCATCACCGCGGCCCTCGCGCCTCCCTCCGCCCCGCGGCGCCCGACCCGGCCCACGCGCGGCTCCACCCGCCGGCGGCTCGCCGCGAAGCAGCAGCGCTCCGAGACGAAGCAGCAGCGCCGGCGGCCGCCCGGCGACTGA
- a CDS encoding M18 family aminopeptidase, translating to MTTRDDHIADFAEFLTASPSSYHAAAEAARRLEGAGFTGLDETRAWPAEPGRYYVVRDGAIIAWHLPEGSGATTPFRILGAHTDSPGFMLKPRPTIGSKGWLQAGVEIYGGPLLNSWLDRELELAGRVVTRDGSTRLLRTGPLLRIPQLAIHLDRTANEGLTLDRQKHTVPVFGVGDASEVDLLQLLAAHAGLDDASDIAGYDLLTADTQAPRRFGLDEMFLAAGRMDDLSSVHAGLVALLAASADPAAPPAHISVLAAFDHEELGSASRSGASGPFLEDVLSRIGTALGAGVDERARAIAASWCLSADAGHSVHPNYSEKHDPANQPVAGKGPLLKINATQRYATDARGAALWAGVCERAGVGYQEFVSNNSVPCGSTIGPLTATRLGISTVDVGVPLLSMHSARELAHVDDLVALTAAIEAFFTP from the coding sequence ATGACCACGCGTGACGACCACATCGCCGACTTCGCCGAGTTCCTGACCGCCTCCCCCTCCTCGTACCACGCGGCCGCCGAGGCGGCACGGCGCCTCGAGGGAGCCGGATTCACGGGGCTGGACGAGACGCGGGCGTGGCCCGCGGAGCCCGGCCGGTACTACGTCGTCCGCGACGGCGCGATCATCGCCTGGCACCTGCCCGAGGGCTCCGGGGCGACCACGCCCTTCCGCATCCTGGGCGCCCACACCGACTCCCCCGGCTTCATGCTCAAGCCCCGGCCGACGATCGGCTCGAAGGGCTGGCTGCAGGCCGGCGTCGAGATCTACGGCGGCCCGCTGCTCAACTCCTGGCTCGACCGCGAGCTCGAGCTGGCCGGGCGCGTGGTCACCCGCGACGGCTCGACGCGCCTGCTCCGGACCGGTCCGCTGCTGCGCATCCCGCAGCTCGCGATCCACCTCGACCGCACGGCGAACGAGGGCCTCACTCTCGACCGCCAGAAGCACACCGTCCCCGTGTTCGGCGTCGGCGACGCCTCCGAGGTCGACCTGCTCCAGCTGCTCGCCGCGCACGCCGGGCTCGACGACGCCTCCGACATCGCCGGCTACGACCTGCTCACCGCCGACACGCAGGCGCCGCGCCGCTTCGGCCTCGACGAGATGTTCCTCGCCGCCGGGCGGATGGACGATCTCAGCTCCGTGCACGCCGGCCTCGTCGCACTCCTCGCGGCGAGCGCCGATCCCGCGGCGCCGCCCGCGCACATCAGCGTGCTCGCCGCCTTCGACCACGAGGAGCTCGGCTCGGCGAGCCGGTCCGGAGCGAGCGGGCCGTTCCTCGAGGACGTCCTCTCGCGCATCGGCACGGCCCTCGGCGCCGGCGTCGACGAGCGCGCCCGGGCGATCGCCGCCTCCTGGTGCCTCTCGGCCGACGCGGGCCACTCCGTGCACCCCAACTACTCCGAGAAGCACGATCCCGCGAACCAGCCGGTGGCCGGGAAGGGGCCGCTGCTCAAGATCAACGCGACGCAGCGCTACGCGACGGATGCGCGCGGCGCGGCGCTGTGGGCGGGCGTCTGCGAGCGCGCCGGGGTCGGGTACCAGGAGTTCGTCTCGAACAACTCGGTGCCGTGCGGATCCACGATCGGCCCGCTGACCGCGACCCGGCTCGGCATCTCCACGGTCGACGTGGGAGTGCCGCTGCTCTCGATGCACTCGGCGCGCGAGCTCGCCCACGTGGACGACCTGGTCGCCCTGACCGCGGCGATCGAGGCGTTCTTCACTCCCTGA
- a CDS encoding NAD(P)-dependent oxidoreductase has protein sequence MARIGFLGLGTMGRGMADNLVKAGHDVTVWNRSAVPEVAGAATAGSVADAAEGADFVLSCFADDTAVREVVLAEGGLAGLVDPSTIVVDLSTISPEASDEERAAFDARGVRLLDAPVFGSKGEAAAGGLWVVVGGDAQVFAEARPVLEAISETVHHIGPGGSGARMKLVGNLIVASQLLALGQALTLAEKGGLDLHKVLEVLAVTDFKSPIFDGVGPSVLAGDYSPSFALALMQKDAGLIQAYADSVGAPVPGVGTARHYIDEAMAAGFGGENASALIKAIAAEADVDLTRR, from the coding sequence ATGGCGAGAATCGGATTCCTCGGACTGGGGACCATGGGACGCGGGATGGCGGACAACCTCGTGAAGGCGGGGCACGACGTCACCGTCTGGAACCGCAGCGCGGTCCCCGAGGTCGCGGGAGCGGCGACGGCCGGGTCCGTCGCCGACGCGGCGGAGGGCGCGGACTTCGTCCTCTCCTGCTTCGCCGACGACACGGCCGTGCGCGAGGTCGTGCTCGCCGAGGGCGGGCTCGCCGGCCTCGTCGATCCGTCGACGATCGTCGTCGACCTGTCCACGATCAGCCCCGAGGCCAGCGACGAGGAGCGCGCGGCGTTCGACGCCCGCGGCGTCCGCCTCCTGGACGCCCCGGTGTTCGGCTCGAAGGGCGAGGCCGCGGCGGGCGGGCTCTGGGTCGTCGTCGGGGGCGACGCCCAGGTCTTCGCCGAGGCGCGGCCCGTGCTCGAGGCGATCAGCGAGACCGTCCACCACATCGGCCCCGGTGGCTCCGGTGCGCGGATGAAGCTGGTCGGCAACCTGATCGTCGCGTCGCAGCTGCTCGCGCTCGGCCAGGCGCTCACCCTCGCCGAGAAGGGCGGGCTCGACCTGCACAAGGTGCTGGAGGTGCTCGCCGTCACCGACTTCAAGTCGCCGATCTTCGACGGCGTCGGTCCCTCCGTCCTCGCCGGCGACTACTCGCCGTCCTTCGCCCTCGCGCTGATGCAGAAGGACGCGGGGCTGATCCAGGCCTACGCGGACAGCGTCGGCGCGCCCGTCCCCGGCGTCGGGACGGCCCGCCACTACATCGACGAGGCGATGGCCGCCGGCTTCGGCGGGGAGAACGCCTCGGCGCTGATCAAGGCGATCGCCGCCGAGGCCGACGTCGACCTGACCCGGCGCTGA
- a CDS encoding DAK2 domain-containing protein yields MNGTELSSAIAKCLVVFPEHADELGDLDQALGDGDLGITVSLGAKAAREALALLPDTATPTEVVLACAKAFANANPSTMAALVAGALLAGSRVWGDAATIGSDDVSAFALAAAESISQRGKSQVGDKTILDAMFPAAEALRTSEPGPAALDAAIAAAEQGVISSKELQSRRGRASWLQDRSIGLQDPGATAYLRFLQSWKAANSDQGAELPAETTSDTEMKVH; encoded by the coding sequence ATGAACGGAACCGAACTCAGCTCCGCGATCGCGAAGTGCCTGGTCGTCTTCCCCGAGCACGCCGACGAGCTCGGCGACCTGGACCAGGCGCTCGGCGACGGCGACCTGGGCATCACGGTGTCGCTCGGCGCCAAGGCCGCCCGCGAGGCGCTCGCGCTGCTCCCGGACACGGCGACGCCGACCGAGGTCGTGCTCGCCTGCGCCAAGGCCTTCGCCAATGCGAACCCGTCGACGATGGCCGCACTCGTCGCGGGCGCGCTGCTCGCCGGCTCCCGGGTCTGGGGCGACGCCGCCACCATCGGCTCCGACGACGTCAGTGCCTTCGCGCTCGCGGCCGCCGAGTCGATCAGCCAGCGGGGCAAGTCGCAGGTGGGCGACAAGACGATCCTCGACGCGATGTTCCCCGCGGCCGAGGCGCTGCGCACGTCGGAGCCCGGCCCCGCCGCCCTCGACGCGGCGATCGCGGCCGCCGAGCAGGGCGTGATCAGCTCGAAGGAGCTGCAGTCCCGCCGCGGCCGTGCGTCGTGGCTGCAGGACCGCAGCATCGGCCTGCAGGACCCCGGAGCCACCGCCTACCTGCGGTTCCTCCAGTCCTGGAAGGCCGCCAATTCCGACCAGGGGGCGGAGCTCCCCGCGGAGACGACCTCCGACACAGAGATGAAGGTGCACTGA
- a CDS encoding dihydroxyacetone kinase subunit DhaK — MKKIINEPKDFVDEFVEGILLAHPTLVKTPGTDLRILARADAPVAGKVGIVTGGGSGHLPLFKGYVGTGLCDAVAIGNVFSSPSSAQILEATKAVDGGAGVLYLYGNYGGDVFNFDLSVDMAELEGIRTLTALGRDDVASQPKERAADRRGVAGIFFAFKAAGAAAERGDSLDEVAAVAEDVIEHTATMGVGLSPTILPMTAKPSFELAEDEMEIGIGIHGEPGIHRGALESADSIAEHLTERLVADLGIGEGDRVAVLVNGMGATPLEELYLLYRRVHGLLAERGVTVAKNYIGEYATSLEMAGASISLLALDDARLELLNAPAQSPFFREV, encoded by the coding sequence GTGAAGAAGATCATCAACGAGCCGAAGGACTTCGTCGACGAGTTCGTCGAGGGCATCCTGCTCGCCCACCCGACCCTGGTGAAGACGCCGGGCACCGACCTGCGGATCCTCGCCCGCGCCGACGCCCCCGTCGCGGGGAAGGTCGGGATCGTCACGGGCGGCGGCTCCGGCCACCTGCCGCTGTTCAAGGGCTACGTCGGCACGGGGCTGTGCGACGCGGTCGCCATCGGCAACGTGTTCTCCTCGCCGTCGTCCGCGCAGATCCTGGAGGCGACCAAGGCCGTCGACGGCGGCGCCGGCGTCCTCTACCTGTACGGCAACTACGGCGGCGACGTCTTCAACTTCGACCTCTCGGTCGACATGGCCGAGCTCGAGGGGATCCGCACGCTGACCGCCCTCGGACGCGACGACGTCGCCAGCCAGCCGAAGGAGCGCGCCGCGGACCGCCGCGGAGTCGCCGGGATCTTCTTCGCGTTCAAGGCGGCCGGCGCCGCCGCCGAGCGCGGGGACTCGCTCGACGAGGTCGCGGCCGTCGCCGAGGACGTCATCGAGCACACGGCGACCATGGGAGTGGGCCTCTCCCCGACGATCCTCCCGATGACGGCCAAGCCGAGCTTCGAGCTGGCCGAGGACGAGATGGAGATCGGGATCGGGATCCACGGCGAGCCCGGCATCCACCGCGGCGCCCTCGAGTCGGCGGACAGCATCGCCGAGCACCTCACGGAGCGGCTCGTCGCCGACCTCGGCATCGGCGAGGGCGACCGCGTGGCCGTGCTCGTCAACGGCATGGGCGCCACACCTCTCGAGGAGCTGTACCTGCTCTACCGGCGGGTCCACGGGCTCCTCGCCGAGCGCGGCGTCACCGTCGCGAAGAACTACATCGGCGAGTACGCGACCAGCCTCGAGATGGCCGGAGCGTCGATCTCGCTCCTCGCCCTCGACGACGCGCGTCTCGAGCTGCTGAACGCCCCCGCCCAGTCCCCCTTCTTCCGAGAGGTCTGA
- a CDS encoding ABC transporter permease — protein sequence MTDGSRTTSEHPARRMNDRLDAFTRGVVGRAAGNRGTGRMLIALVVAVAIFAIANPRVFLSPLNLQNIGVAAPEIGVIAIAMMLAMLTGGIDLSLVAIANLSAVTMATIYSQVAAADPAAAEAMTVPIVLAGLVVGVLCGALNGFLVSVVGITPILATLGTMQILNGIAVVWTGGTTLYGAPSALTTFGMMAVGPVPVLFLVLLVVAVAVALLINTTSLGRKVQLEGANPEAARFSGIRSVSVLSRSYMIGGLLAGGAGVLFLARNPTASADYGSSYVLLVIVIAVLGGTNPSGGFASVAGVVLATLTLQVVSSGFTALRLTSHEYAIAQGVLLIAVMVLDSVTANRPRRQRATAPTPPAPARPTVDASTRTEHQ from the coding sequence ATGACCGACGGATCCCGGACCACCTCCGAGCACCCGGCTCGGCGCATGAACGACCGCCTCGACGCGTTCACCCGCGGTGTCGTCGGACGCGCCGCGGGCAACCGCGGGACGGGCCGCATGCTCATCGCGCTCGTCGTCGCGGTCGCGATCTTCGCGATCGCCAACCCCCGCGTGTTCCTCAGCCCGCTCAACCTGCAGAACATCGGCGTCGCGGCTCCCGAGATCGGCGTGATCGCCATCGCGATGATGCTCGCCATGCTCACGGGCGGCATCGACCTCTCCCTCGTGGCGATCGCCAACCTGTCGGCGGTGACGATGGCGACGATCTACTCCCAGGTCGCCGCCGCCGACCCCGCCGCCGCGGAGGCGATGACCGTGCCGATCGTCCTCGCGGGCCTGGTCGTCGGAGTCCTCTGCGGCGCTCTCAACGGATTCCTCGTGAGCGTCGTCGGGATCACCCCGATCCTGGCGACCCTCGGCACCATGCAGATCCTCAACGGCATCGCGGTGGTGTGGACCGGCGGGACCACGCTCTACGGAGCACCGTCGGCCCTGACGACCTTCGGCATGATGGCCGTCGGGCCCGTCCCGGTGCTGTTCCTCGTGCTGCTCGTGGTGGCCGTCGCGGTCGCCCTGCTGATCAACACGACCTCCCTCGGCCGCAAGGTGCAGCTGGAGGGAGCGAACCCCGAGGCCGCGCGCTTCTCGGGCATCCGCAGCGTCAGCGTCCTCTCGCGCAGCTACATGATCGGCGGGCTGCTCGCCGGCGGCGCCGGGGTGCTGTTCCTCGCCCGCAATCCCACCGCGTCCGCCGATTACGGCTCCTCGTACGTGCTGCTCGTCATCGTCATCGCGGTGCTGGGAGGGACGAACCCGTCGGGCGGCTTCGCCTCGGTCGCCGGAGTCGTGCTCGCCACGCTCACCCTCCAGGTCGTCTCGAGCGGATTCACCGCTCTGCGGCTGACCTCCCACGAGTACGCCATCGCCCAGGGCGTCCTCCTCATCGCCGTCATGGTCCTCGACTCCGTCACCGCGAACCGGCCGCGCCGGCAGCGGGCGACGGCCCCGACCCCTCCCGCGCCCGCGCGGCCCACCGTGGACGCGTCCACCAGAACGGAGCACCAGTGA
- a CDS encoding ABC transporter permease, with protein MSTLRSLRGANNEGVLALVLVALVIVMTAVNPVFFSATTGLSILRSATVPLIFALAVLIVIVSGGIDVSFAAVAIFSAYTAVSVTLATGQDLPALAIIAMAVVIGAVLGLVNGFVIARFRLPTLIVTLGTQGVFVGVMYTFVGAQYYAQLPPSLAALSSVNVVDVATSGGRAALHLMTLLAVVLAVVVWLMLTRTMFGRSLYAIGGDIEAARRAGFRVVRTQLSVYVLVGVLAALAGIAHMVLGRSANPQDLVGDELDIIAAVVLGGASIFGGRGSVLGTVLGVVLIQVINNSLLLAGVPSAWLRAAVGVLLIVGVGVQAIAARRKAKRVRPVDDDVSHERESARVAS; from the coding sequence GTGTCCACGCTCCGATCCCTCCGAGGCGCGAACAACGAGGGCGTCCTCGCCCTGGTCCTGGTCGCCCTCGTGATCGTCATGACGGCCGTGAACCCGGTCTTCTTCAGCGCGACGACGGGTCTGTCGATCCTCCGCAGCGCCACCGTGCCGCTGATCTTCGCGCTCGCGGTCCTGATCGTCATCGTCTCCGGAGGCATCGACGTCTCGTTCGCGGCCGTCGCGATCTTCTCGGCCTACACGGCGGTCAGCGTCACCCTCGCCACCGGGCAGGACCTCCCCGCGCTCGCGATCATCGCGATGGCCGTGGTGATCGGGGCGGTGCTCGGCCTGGTCAACGGATTCGTGATCGCGCGGTTCCGGCTTCCCACGCTGATCGTCACGCTCGGCACGCAGGGCGTGTTCGTCGGCGTGATGTACACCTTCGTCGGCGCCCAGTACTACGCGCAGCTGCCCCCGTCGCTCGCGGCGCTCTCCTCGGTCAACGTCGTCGACGTGGCGACCTCGGGCGGCCGCGCGGCCCTCCACCTGATGACGCTGCTCGCCGTCGTGCTCGCGGTCGTGGTCTGGCTGATGCTGACGCGCACGATGTTCGGACGCTCGCTCTACGCGATCGGCGGCGACATCGAGGCCGCCCGCCGGGCGGGCTTCCGCGTGGTCAGGACCCAGCTCTCGGTCTACGTCCTCGTCGGCGTCCTCGCCGCCCTGGCCGGGATCGCGCACATGGTCCTCGGCCGCAGCGCGAACCCGCAGGACCTGGTGGGCGACGAGCTCGACATCATCGCCGCGGTCGTCCTCGGTGGCGCGTCGATCTTCGGCGGCCGCGGATCGGTGCTCGGCACGGTGCTGGGCGTCGTCCTGATCCAGGTGATCAACAACAGCCTGCTGCTCGCCGGCGTCCCCAGCGCCTGGCTGCGCGCCGCGGTCGGAGTCCTGCTGATCGTCGGAGTCGGCGTGCAGGCGATCGCCGCGCGCCGCAAGGCGAAGCGGGTCCGGCCCGTCGACGACGACGTGAGCCACGAACGAGAGAGCGCGAGGGTCGCATCATGA
- a CDS encoding sugar ABC transporter ATP-binding protein produces the protein MTDAPPGTIAPILSARGITKRFGGVTALDGVSLDLIPGEVHCLAGENGCGKSTLIKIICGAERPDAGEISIDGDTRSRMDTTSAITSGIQVIYQDFSLFPNLTVAENIVLTSAVAAKHRLYRAGTARPRAKAIVDELQLDLDLDADVADLSVADKQLTAICRALVNDARVIIMDEPTTALTHTEVARLFTIVERLRSRGVALAFVSHKLEEVLEISQRVTIMRSGRVVTSGPVADFDRRSIAEHMTGRELDESRIVSTLDESAPPMLEVVGLSRPGAFHDVSFSVRPGEILGITGLLGSGRTEIAEAVFGSQPAASGIIAVDGAPTAVRSIRDAVRAGIGYVPEDRLSQGLFLEKPIADNIIAGSLDTHRTPWRSLDKRRIRATIDRLFAELSIKAPNPQAPVRSLSGGNAQRVVIAKWLATDPKVLILNGPTVGVDVGSKSQILELLRREAARGMAVVVISDDAPELVACCHRVLVVARGRIAHELRGDEITAENLQNRMAV, from the coding sequence ATGACCGACGCTCCCCCCGGCACCATTGCCCCGATCCTCAGCGCCCGCGGCATCACCAAGCGATTCGGCGGCGTCACCGCCCTCGACGGCGTCTCGCTCGACCTGATCCCCGGCGAGGTGCACTGCCTCGCCGGCGAGAACGGCTGCGGCAAGTCCACCCTGATCAAGATCATCTGCGGGGCCGAGCGCCCCGACGCGGGCGAGATCTCCATCGACGGGGACACCCGCTCCCGGATGGACACCACGTCCGCGATCACGAGCGGGATCCAGGTCATCTACCAGGACTTCTCGCTCTTCCCCAACCTCACGGTCGCCGAGAACATCGTGCTGACGTCGGCCGTCGCGGCGAAGCACCGCCTCTACCGCGCCGGCACCGCGCGCCCCCGGGCGAAGGCCATCGTCGACGAGCTGCAGCTCGACCTGGACCTCGACGCCGACGTCGCCGACCTCTCGGTCGCCGACAAGCAGCTCACCGCGATCTGCCGCGCCCTCGTCAACGACGCGCGCGTCATCATCATGGACGAGCCCACCACCGCGCTGACGCACACCGAGGTGGCGCGGCTGTTCACGATCGTGGAGCGGCTGCGCAGCCGCGGCGTCGCGCTCGCGTTCGTCTCGCACAAGCTCGAGGAGGTCCTCGAGATCTCGCAGCGGGTGACGATCATGCGCTCCGGCCGCGTGGTCACCAGCGGCCCCGTCGCCGACTTCGACCGCCGCTCCATCGCCGAGCACATGACCGGCCGCGAGCTCGACGAGTCGCGGATCGTGAGCACGCTCGACGAGTCGGCGCCCCCGATGCTCGAGGTCGTCGGCCTCTCCCGCCCCGGCGCCTTCCACGACGTCTCGTTCTCGGTGCGCCCGGGCGAGATCCTCGGCATCACCGGGCTCCTGGGCTCGGGCCGCACCGAGATCGCGGAGGCCGTCTTCGGCTCCCAGCCCGCCGCCTCCGGGATCATCGCCGTGGACGGAGCGCCCACCGCGGTGCGCAGCATCCGCGACGCCGTCCGCGCCGGCATCGGCTACGTGCCGGAGGACCGCCTCTCGCAGGGCCTCTTCCTGGAGAAGCCGATCGCGGACAACATCATCGCGGGCTCCCTCGACACGCACCGCACGCCGTGGCGCTCGCTCGACAAGCGGCGGATCCGCGCGACCATCGACCGGCTCTTCGCCGAGCTGTCCATCAAGGCCCCGAACCCCCAGGCGCCCGTCCGCTCCCTCTCGGGAGGGAACGCGCAGCGCGTGGTGATCGCGAAGTGGCTGGCGACCGACCCGAAGGTGCTGATCCTCAACGGACCCACGGTCGGAGTCGACGTCGGCTCCAAGTCGCAGATCCTCGAGCTGCTGCGGCGCGAGGCCGCCCGCGGGATGGCCGTCGTCGTGATCTCGGACGACGCCCCCGAGCTGGTCGCCTGCTGCCATCGCGTGCTGGTCGTCGCCCGCGGCCGCATCGCCCACGAGCTCCGCGGCGACGAGATCACCGCCGAGAACCTCCAGAACAGAATGGCGGTCTGA
- a CDS encoding autoinducer 2 ABC transporter substrate-binding protein: MTLAAGAAILLTGCTTVGAGSDTAAGSGGSSAPGEMVMVTVVKAQTIPWFQRMAVGVQDFADETGIDARQEGADDVSPEKQTAIVQDLIAQRPTAITVVPNSPESLSNVLAQARQQGIIVVSHEASGIENVDVDIEAFDNASYGSEIMDNLSECMGGEGKYVQFVGGLTAKTHMEWVEAAYETQQADSPGMTRVETPIESTDNQETAYERAKEILAKYPDIAGFQGSAGNDVPGIARAVQEAGLQDQVCVMGTSIPSVANQYLADGSIDKIFFWDPALAGEAQLSIAKILADGGEITEGTDLGVEGYDSLKKLDGFDNVFVGNASVAADAETAAQYDF; this comes from the coding sequence ATGACGCTCGCAGCGGGCGCCGCAATCCTCCTCACCGGATGCACGACCGTCGGCGCCGGCTCCGACACCGCCGCCGGCAGCGGAGGCTCGTCCGCCCCCGGCGAGATGGTCATGGTGACCGTCGTCAAGGCGCAGACCATCCCGTGGTTCCAGCGCATGGCCGTCGGCGTGCAGGACTTCGCCGACGAGACCGGGATCGACGCCCGCCAGGAGGGCGCCGACGACGTCAGCCCCGAGAAGCAGACCGCGATCGTGCAGGACCTGATCGCGCAGCGCCCGACGGCCATCACGGTCGTCCCGAACTCGCCCGAGTCGCTCAGCAACGTGCTCGCCCAGGCCCGCCAGCAGGGCATCATCGTCGTCTCGCACGAGGCGTCCGGCATCGAGAACGTCGACGTCGACATCGAGGCCTTCGACAACGCGTCCTACGGCTCCGAGATCATGGACAACCTCTCGGAGTGCATGGGCGGCGAGGGGAAGTACGTCCAGTTCGTCGGCGGCCTGACCGCGAAGACCCACATGGAGTGGGTCGAGGCGGCGTACGAGACGCAGCAGGCCGACTCCCCCGGCATGACACGCGTCGAGACCCCCATCGAGAGCACCGACAACCAGGAGACGGCGTACGAGCGCGCGAAGGAGATCCTCGCGAAGTACCCCGACATCGCGGGCTTCCAGGGCTCCGCCGGCAACGACGTCCCCGGCATCGCGCGCGCGGTGCAGGAGGCGGGCCTCCAGGACCAGGTGTGCGTGATGGGCACCTCGATCCCGTCGGTGGCCAACCAGTACCTGGCCGACGGCTCCATCGACAAGATCTTCTTCTGGGACCCGGCCCTCGCCGGTGAGGCCCAGCTGTCGATCGCGAAGATCCTCGCCGACGGCGGCGAGATCACCGAGGGCACCGACCTCGGCGTCGAGGGCTACGACTCGCTCAAGAAGCTCGACGGGTTCGACAACGTCTTCGTCGGGAACGCGTCCGTCGCGGCCGACGCGGAGACCGCCGCGCAGTACGACTTCTGA
- a CDS encoding DeoR/GlpR family DNA-binding transcription regulator, whose amino-acid sequence MSRQAEIVDALQDGGFQSVRDLAERFDVTPSTIRRDLERLEAMDLVKRTHGGAIPVKQSETPHHFKEELHRSEKAAIGRAMAERVLEGQTILLDGGTTTLEVARHLENQRLTVVTGDLRVALAVARKQTIHLVFIGGELLPNAFSMWGPTSVQQLSNLRVDVAIFGADTVGDDGIYSTTSYELELKRLMMASAREAFFVADSSKFGREALFKVFGTEDFTAGITDSLLDPLRASHFPVPLIQASILPPDGRRA is encoded by the coding sequence ATGTCCCGTCAAGCAGAGATCGTCGACGCCCTCCAGGACGGCGGCTTCCAGTCGGTGCGAGACCTCGCGGAGCGGTTCGACGTCACTCCGTCGACCATCCGGCGCGACCTCGAGCGGCTCGAGGCGATGGACCTGGTCAAGCGCACGCACGGAGGTGCGATCCCGGTGAAGCAGTCCGAGACTCCGCACCACTTCAAGGAGGAGCTGCACCGCAGCGAGAAGGCGGCGATCGGGCGGGCGATGGCCGAGCGCGTCCTCGAGGGGCAGACGATCCTCCTCGACGGGGGCACCACGACGCTCGAGGTCGCGCGGCACCTCGAGAACCAGCGCCTCACCGTCGTGACCGGCGACCTGCGGGTCGCCCTCGCCGTCGCCCGCAAGCAGACGATCCACCTCGTCTTCATCGGGGGCGAGCTCCTGCCGAACGCCTTCTCGATGTGGGGGCCGACCTCGGTGCAGCAGCTCTCGAACCTGCGGGTGGACGTCGCGATCTTCGGCGCCGACACCGTGGGCGACGACGGCATCTACAGCACCACCAGCTACGAGCTCGAGCTCAAGCGGCTGATGATGGCGTCCGCGCGCGAGGCGTTCTTCGTCGCCGACAGCTCGAAGTTCGGGCGGGAGGCGCTGTTCAAGGTCTTCGGCACGGAGGACTTCACCGCGGGGATCACCGACAGCCTGCTCGACCCGCTGCGGGCGTCGCACTTCCCCGTGCCGCTCATCCAGGCGTCGATCCTCCCGCCCGACGGCAGACGCGCCTAG
- a CDS encoding TetR/AcrR family transcriptional regulator, with translation MTSSTPPTDTRLRIVEAAAGLLRDEGPAAVTTRAVALAAGLQAPAIYRLFGDKDGLLEAVAEHVLATWVDSKARTVEAAVAAGVDPVEDLRAGWAAQVEFGLANPALFRLLSDPGRASGSPAALSGRRVLAARVQRVAAEGRLRVPEERAVGLIQAAGTGVVTTLLSTPAADRDPGLADAALDSVLAGILADPPSPGDGGRLTALVGVRALAPELAGLTPAERLLLADWLDRALAAAEQE, from the coding sequence GTGACCAGCTCCACTCCTCCGACCGACACGCGCCTGCGCATCGTCGAGGCGGCCGCCGGCCTCCTCCGCGACGAGGGCCCCGCCGCCGTCACCACGCGAGCGGTCGCCCTGGCGGCCGGGCTGCAGGCCCCGGCGATCTACCGCCTCTTCGGCGACAAGGACGGCCTGCTCGAGGCGGTCGCGGAGCACGTGCTGGCCACCTGGGTCGACTCCAAGGCGCGGACGGTCGAAGCGGCCGTCGCCGCCGGCGTGGACCCGGTCGAGGACCTGCGCGCGGGCTGGGCCGCGCAGGTGGAGTTCGGCCTGGCCAACCCCGCGCTCTTCCGCCTCCTCAGCGATCCGGGCCGCGCCTCCGGATCGCCGGCCGCCCTCTCCGGGCGGCGGGTCCTCGCCGCCCGCGTGCAGCGCGTGGCCGCCGAGGGCCGCCTCCGAGTGCCGGAGGAGCGCGCCGTCGGCCTCATCCAGGCGGCGGGCACCGGCGTGGTCACCACCCTGCTCTCCACCCCCGCCGCCGACCGCGACCCCGGTCTCGCCGACGCCGCGCTCGACAGCGTGCTCGCGGGGATCCTCGCCGACCCGCCCTCCCCCGGCGACGGCGGGCGGCTCACCGCCCTCGTCGGCGTCCGTGCCCTCGCACCGGAGCTCGCCGGCCTCACACCCGCGGAGCGCCTGCTGCTCGCGGACTGGCTCGACCGCGCCCTCGCAGCGGCCGAGCAGGAGTGA